Proteins co-encoded in one Candidatus Aminicenantes bacterium genomic window:
- a CDS encoding efflux RND transporter periplasmic adaptor subunit, which produces MMHIANKKKAAWIIVTILIFLIAIWMMLRQSGDERGPGNGPGSVAVAVEVAPTQKGSLRDLGNFTGTLTARTNVIVAPKISGRLERLFVNIGDPVRSGSLIALLDDEEYHQQVIQAEADLRVAKANLEETRSSLNMVQRSLERARALHETGITSDAQLDQAVAENQAQLARLNVAKAQLANREAALKSAKLRLSYTRITASWDRGDTVRYVGERFNHEGALLSPNTSILSIVELQPILAVFYVTDKDYFRLRIQQQAVISSNAFPNERFAGRIARIAPLLQETSRQARVEVEINNPESRLKPGMFVNIEIEFARREDVTIVPFDALAKRNDVRGVFIADMENRTARFVPVETGVTEAGKTEIVAPENLSGHVVVMGHYLLENEGRIIVAPPTAAEGDNPDTQPSPPSGSKP; this is translated from the coding sequence ATGATGCATATCGCAAACAAAAAAAAAGCCGCCTGGATCATCGTCACCATTCTGATATTCCTGATCGCAATCTGGATGATGCTGCGACAATCAGGAGATGAAAGGGGCCCGGGGAACGGCCCCGGAAGCGTCGCCGTCGCCGTTGAAGTCGCCCCGACACAAAAAGGCTCTTTGCGTGACCTGGGAAATTTTACCGGCACCTTGACGGCAAGGACCAATGTAATCGTGGCGCCCAAAATCTCGGGTCGCCTGGAGCGGCTGTTCGTAAACATCGGTGACCCGGTGCGCAGCGGCAGTTTAATCGCCTTGCTGGATGACGAGGAATATCACCAGCAAGTCATTCAGGCCGAAGCCGACTTGCGGGTGGCAAAAGCCAACCTGGAAGAGACCCGCAGCTCCCTGAACATGGTGCAGCGAAGCCTGGAACGGGCCCGTGCCCTTCATGAAACCGGAATCACCAGTGATGCGCAATTGGACCAGGCCGTAGCCGAGAACCAGGCGCAATTGGCCCGATTAAACGTTGCAAAAGCCCAACTCGCCAACCGCGAGGCCGCCCTAAAAAGCGCAAAACTGCGTCTTTCCTATACCCGGATCACCGCTTCCTGGGACCGGGGTGACACGGTACGCTACGTGGGTGAACGATTCAATCACGAGGGCGCGCTGCTTTCCCCCAATACCTCCATTCTCTCCATAGTAGAACTTCAACCCATCCTTGCCGTTTTTTACGTCACGGACAAGGATTATTTCCGCCTGCGTATCCAGCAGCAGGCAGTGATATCCAGCAATGCTTTCCCGAATGAACGCTTTGCCGGACGGATCGCGCGCATCGCTCCCTTATTGCAGGAAACCTCGCGCCAGGCGCGGGTGGAAGTGGAAATAAACAATCCGGAATCTCGACTCAAACCGGGCATGTTTGTCAACATCGAAATCGAGTTCGCCCGGCGGGAGGATGTAACCATTGTCCCCTTTGACGCCCTGGCCAAACGCAACGATGTGCGGGGCGTTTTTATCGCCGACATGGAAAACCGGACAGCTCGTTTCGTTCCCGTGGAGACAGGCGTAACTGAAGCGGGGAAAACCGAGATCGTCGCACCCGAAAACTTGTCCGGACATGTGGTGGTCATGGGCCATTATCTTCTGGAAAACGAGGGCCGGATCATCGTCGCGCCGCCAACTGCGGCCGAGGGCGATAATCCGGACACTCAGCCTTCACCGCCATCGGGGAGTAAGCCATGA
- a CDS encoding HAMP domain-containing protein: protein MWRKLTSLDRILILLAVVTLFSRLLFPGPFASFLTWALVALVLVKLTILARRHLMWKIRNRLIFSGLFFVLAPIIMVGVFFLFLIYILIAQYGVVIIDNLVKRQVTEYNSSVTHYLSLDDRRRMQESIRFVTRFDPENLVAAFYEKNGTGEYEPFYRYPADIPVERVRLTQFSGYFKLGGGLYLGAYRQNERFAVLMAMRLDSDFIQQLSRVSDFRIRLIPWDQNFQSQVSTQLSALTDSDSEIVLMPWQYKFRFIDLDVLHEQGLVEREHFFWLLIDYDRIFAKIRSGGQDTSQINAMRFVYFLIGLFATFIVISFFIGFRIVRVITRSVNQLHLGTRQIRRGDFNARVRVRGGGQLADLADSFNEMASGIKRLLQEEKKKQRLEGELQTARRIQLKLLPQDTFSTPELDIAAVNIPALEIAGDYFDYFYDPGRSLTMLVADVSGKGASAAFYMAELKGVVNYLQSRKLSLAQLLAHCHESLKRTFDRKTFITVSMARFDLCSREFVFARAGHTRGLFYQAATHKCRQLYPEGMAIGLPHFDGGRIQESRTTWAAGDILLLFSDGLSEIMNAGGEMLGLDRLEKVVSENSQATASEIRQRLLDFSVKYSGGGDHSDDLTFMVLKMK from the coding sequence ATGTGGCGCAAACTGACTTCCCTGGATCGGATTCTCATCCTGCTGGCCGTGGTTACGCTGTTTTCCCGGCTCTTATTTCCCGGTCCGTTCGCGTCTTTCCTTACCTGGGCCCTGGTCGCCTTGGTCCTGGTCAAGCTGACCATTCTGGCCCGGCGTCACCTGATGTGGAAGATCCGCAATCGCTTGATCTTTTCCGGGCTTTTTTTCGTGCTGGCTCCGATCATCATGGTGGGTGTATTCTTTTTGTTTCTGATCTATATCCTGATTGCCCAGTATGGAGTGGTGATTATCGACAACCTGGTTAAGCGGCAGGTTACGGAGTACAACAGCAGCGTGACCCATTATTTGAGCCTGGATGACCGCCGTCGCATGCAGGAGAGCATCCGTTTCGTCACCCGTTTCGATCCCGAGAACCTGGTGGCTGCGTTCTACGAAAAGAACGGCACCGGCGAGTATGAACCTTTCTATCGCTACCCCGCCGATATCCCGGTGGAGCGGGTGAGGCTGACCCAGTTTTCAGGCTATTTCAAACTGGGTGGGGGACTTTACCTGGGAGCGTATCGCCAGAATGAACGATTCGCCGTGCTCATGGCCATGCGCCTGGATAGCGATTTTATCCAACAACTGTCCAGGGTGAGTGATTTCCGTATCCGCCTGATTCCATGGGACCAGAATTTTCAAAGTCAGGTATCCACCCAATTGTCGGCCCTGACCGATTCCGATAGCGAGATCGTGCTCATGCCCTGGCAATACAAATTCCGCTTTATCGATCTGGACGTGTTGCACGAGCAGGGGCTGGTGGAACGCGAACATTTTTTCTGGCTCCTGATCGATTACGATCGTATTTTCGCCAAGATCCGCTCCGGGGGACAGGATACCTCCCAGATCAATGCCATGCGCTTTGTTTACTTTCTGATCGGGTTGTTTGCCACCTTTATCGTGATCTCTTTCTTTATCGGGTTCCGTATCGTGCGTGTCATTACCCGTTCAGTCAACCAGTTGCACCTGGGAACGCGTCAGATCCGGCGTGGGGATTTCAACGCGCGTGTCCGCGTCCGCGGCGGCGGGCAGTTGGCGGATCTGGCGGATTCGTTCAACGAGATGGCTTCGGGAATCAAACGCCTGCTGCAGGAAGAGAAAAAGAAACAGCGCCTGGAAGGCGAATTGCAGACGGCTCGGCGCATCCAGTTGAAGCTGTTGCCGCAAGATACATTCAGCACGCCTGAGTTGGATATCGCGGCGGTCAATATCCCCGCTCTGGAGATCGCAGGTGATTACTTTGACTATTTTTATGATCCCGGCCGCAGCCTGACCATGTTGGTGGCCGACGTTTCCGGCAAAGGTGCATCCGCAGCCTTCTACATGGCGGAGTTGAAGGGGGTGGTCAATTACCTTCAAAGCCGAAAACTTTCCCTGGCGCAGTTGCTGGCCCATTGTCATGAGAGTCTCAAGCGCACATTTGATCGCAAGACCTTTATTACCGTGAGCATGGCGCGCTTTGACCTCTGTTCCCGGGAATTCGTCTTTGCCCGGGCCGGTCATACCCGGGGATTGTTTTACCAGGCGGCCACCCATAAATGCCGACAATTGTATCCGGAAGGTATGGCCATAGGTCTGCCCCATTTCGATGGCGGCCGTATCCAGGAGTCCCGCACTACCTGGGCGGCCGGCGATATCCTGTTGCTGTTTTCCGACGGTCTTTCCGAGATTATGAACGCCGGCGGTGAAATGCTGGGATTGGATCGCCTGGAGAAAGTGGTGAGCGAAAACTCCCAGGCTACGGCCAGTGAGATTCGCCAGCGCCTGTTGGATTTCAGCGTGAAGTACAGCGGCGGAGGGGATCACAGTGATGACCTGACCTTTATGGTCCTGAAAATGAAATGA
- a CDS encoding phosphomannomutase/phosphoglucomutase — translation MDKTIFREYDIRGIVKTQLQDSVVERIAASFAALLVRAGKDSAVVGMDGRPSSPHFKDIVNHTLARYGIHVTDIGLVPTPVMYYTLFKKNLGGGIMITASHNPPEYNGFKAMVGHDTLSGDQIRELYDLACREDFPPEKPGSIQVVCMNETYMREILASLDMGRKIKTVIDCGNGTAGITAMPLYQKMGVDVVGLYTEVDGSFPNHHPDPTKAENLADLIAAVREHNADLGIGFDGDADRIGVVDGRGRILWGDQLLVLLARDVLSRHPGRTVISEVKASEVLYEEIRKAGGKAIMWKAGHSLIKKKIFEENAVLAGEVSGHVFFNDHWYGFDDGVYTGARLLEILSRHTKNLSELRDSIPTRVNTPEQYVDIPEEIKFAVVKQVVEAFRKEYEVIDIDGARVRFPFGWALVRASNTQPALVIRFEADTEENLESIRSRVLGELERIRARF, via the coding sequence ATAGACAAAACCATCTTTCGCGAATACGATATCCGCGGCATCGTAAAAACCCAGCTCCAGGATAGCGTAGTGGAACGCATCGCCGCCTCTTTCGCCGCCCTGTTGGTACGTGCCGGAAAAGACTCCGCCGTGGTCGGCATGGACGGACGGCCCTCTTCACCCCACTTCAAAGATATCGTCAACCACACCCTTGCCCGGTACGGCATCCACGTAACCGACATCGGTCTTGTCCCCACTCCGGTCATGTACTACACCCTGTTCAAAAAGAACCTGGGCGGGGGCATCATGATCACCGCCTCCCACAACCCCCCCGAGTACAACGGTTTCAAGGCCATGGTGGGCCATGACACCCTGTCCGGCGACCAGATCCGGGAACTGTACGACCTGGCTTGCCGCGAGGATTTTCCGCCGGAGAAGCCGGGATCCATTCAGGTTGTGTGCATGAACGAAACCTACATGCGGGAGATTCTGGCCTCACTGGACATGGGACGGAAAATCAAAACCGTAATCGACTGCGGCAACGGCACGGCGGGCATTACGGCCATGCCGCTTTACCAGAAGATGGGCGTGGATGTGGTGGGCCTCTACACTGAAGTGGACGGCAGCTTCCCCAATCACCATCCGGATCCCACCAAAGCGGAAAACCTGGCGGACCTCATCGCCGCGGTACGGGAGCACAATGCCGATCTGGGGATCGGCTTTGACGGCGACGCGGACCGCATCGGGGTAGTGGACGGCCGGGGCCGCATCCTCTGGGGCGACCAGCTGCTGGTGCTTCTGGCGCGGGATGTGCTTTCGCGTCACCCCGGACGCACGGTAATCTCCGAGGTTAAGGCTTCGGAAGTCCTTTACGAAGAGATCCGCAAAGCCGGGGGAAAAGCCATCATGTGGAAAGCCGGCCATTCCCTGATCAAGAAAAAGATTTTCGAGGAAAACGCTGTTCTGGCCGGCGAGGTCAGCGGACATGTCTTTTTCAACGACCACTGGTACGGGTTTGACGACGGCGTATACACCGGCGCGCGCCTGCTGGAAATCCTTTCCCGCCATACAAAAAACCTGTCGGAGTTGCGCGATTCCATTCCCACCCGGGTAAACACCCCGGAGCAGTACGTGGACATTCCCGAAGAGATCAAGTTCGCCGTGGTGAAACAGGTTGTGGAAGCCTTTCGCAAAGAGTACGAAGTAATCGATATCGACGGGGCCCGCGTGCGGTTTCCATTCGGCTGGGCCCTGGTGCGGGCATCCAACACCCAGCCGGCGCTGGTGATCCGCTTCGAGGCGGACACGGAGGAAAACCTGGAAAGCATACGCTCCCGGGTGCTCGGCGAGCTGGAGCGAATCCGCGCCCGATTCTGA
- a CDS encoding MerR family transcriptional regulator: MKERTYMISAVAQRFDIHPQTLRLYEREGLLIPSRTKGNTRVYTDRDLERLGFILVLSREMGVNLAGIEIILNMRRKMEIMQEQFSCFIDELKKEFKDKEHLFDEKRNAIVKFTSPLVAPFKEDNERD, encoded by the coding sequence ATGAAAGAACGAACCTATATGATCTCCGCGGTGGCCCAACGTTTTGACATTCATCCCCAGACCCTCCGGCTGTACGAACGAGAGGGATTGCTGATCCCGTCGCGGACCAAGGGAAACACCCGGGTTTACACGGATCGCGACCTGGAACGCCTGGGGTTCATCCTGGTGTTGTCCCGGGAGATGGGAGTCAATCTGGCGGGAATTGAAATCATCCTGAACATGCGGCGGAAAATGGAGATCATGCAGGAACAGTTTTCGTGTTTCATCGATGAATTGAAAAAGGAATTCAAAGACAAAGAGCATCTTTTTGATGAAAAGCGCAACGCCATCGTCAAGTTCACCTCGCCGTTGGTTGCCCCGTTCAAAGAGGATAATGAGCGCGACTAG
- a CDS encoding efflux RND transporter permease subunit, with product MNLPDFSIRRPVFTVMLVLAIVAVGLVSLGRLPIDLMPDITFPTLSIMTSYENTGPEEIEQIITRPIEEAMSAVPGVEEVFSVSSEGSSNVRVMFTWGTDLSAAADDIRERLDRVIPRLPDDVERPMLRKFDPAMFPILIVGALSNLDPIQTRRIIDEQISYRLERVAGVASVDIWGGHEREIQVNLDVAKIKALGLALDRIIAGIREGNVDLPAGVIERGNYEILVRIPGVFTNLEEIRDTVVAVRDGVPIRLREIADVEDTFRKITRVIRINGVPGTRLAVYKQSGTNTVQVAGGVLKEIERIQKDRPQIQLIPIRDSSAYIQNAITNVGSTAIYGGLLAVFVLLFFLGSLRSTLVIATAIPISIVATFALIYFGGFTLNIMTLGGLALGIGMLVDNAIVVLENIVRLKDGGMLPKKAAAEGTREVSAAVVASTLTTLSVFLPMVFVRGIAGIMFKQLAFVVSFSLVASLFVALTLVPMLSSRMLRSGSGPVSKLEKWKVRVTSAVQLSLATLENRYRNLLRISLNHRARVVVIVLVLLVGSIALIRFVGSEFMPATDEGEVRLSVEMEVGTRLDVIDERFQTITSIIRRDVPEMTSIEESIGGGWWRSGSHTGRITLKLTPRSERSRSSDQIAAALRRSLQNIPGTVIRARASGGIFFLRGGGDEESVQVEIRGFDLEVAEALAQRVKAVVEKVDGISDVRLSREMGKPEELLVINRKAAADMKLPINRIGGTLETVLSGTQASTFREGGDEFRILVKVKDAEKLTIDEILNLTITNNDGRQVSLRNIVDVKPRSGPQRIERRDRERVLTINAEIENRDLASVLGDIRAGLRHVPIPRNFEVAFTGDFEEQQKAFRELLVSILLALLLVYMVMAMLYESVRDPFIVMFSVPLAVIGVVWMLLITGTTFNMQSYIGCIMLGGIVVNNAILLVDHTNLLRRRDNMKVREAIEEAGRRRLRPILMTAMTTILAMLPLAIGLREGSEAQAPMARAVIGGLLSSTLITLIVVPVMYSFLEEKRKKQ from the coding sequence ATGAACCTGCCTGATTTCTCGATCCGGCGGCCGGTATTTACCGTTATGCTGGTTCTGGCCATCGTCGCCGTGGGACTGGTCTCCCTCGGCCGCCTGCCCATTGACCTGATGCCCGACATCACTTTTCCCACCTTGAGCATCATGACCTCCTACGAAAACACCGGCCCCGAAGAGATCGAACAGATCATCACCCGGCCCATCGAAGAGGCCATGAGCGCAGTCCCCGGCGTGGAAGAGGTGTTTTCGGTCTCTTCCGAAGGCAGCAGCAATGTGCGCGTGATGTTTACCTGGGGCACCGATCTTTCCGCCGCGGCCGACGACATACGTGAACGCCTGGACCGAGTCATCCCCCGCCTGCCTGACGATGTGGAAAGGCCGATGTTGCGCAAATTCGATCCGGCCATGTTTCCCATCCTGATCGTCGGCGCGCTCAGCAACCTTGATCCCATCCAGACGCGACGCATTATCGATGAACAGATCTCGTACCGGCTGGAACGGGTTGCCGGCGTGGCCTCGGTCGATATCTGGGGAGGCCACGAACGCGAGATCCAGGTCAACCTGGACGTGGCCAAGATCAAGGCGTTGGGACTGGCATTGGACCGCATCATTGCCGGGATCCGGGAGGGAAACGTCGATCTGCCCGCCGGCGTGATCGAGCGCGGCAACTACGAAATCCTGGTGCGCATTCCCGGGGTTTTCACCAACCTGGAAGAGATTCGAGACACGGTTGTGGCGGTTCGAGACGGCGTACCCATCCGCTTGCGAGAGATCGCGGATGTGGAAGACACCTTCCGCAAGATCACGCGCGTGATCCGCATCAACGGTGTGCCCGGAACCCGGTTGGCGGTCTACAAGCAGTCGGGGACCAACACGGTGCAGGTTGCCGGTGGCGTGCTGAAAGAGATCGAGCGCATCCAGAAAGACCGGCCGCAGATCCAATTGATCCCCATCCGCGACAGTTCCGCATATATTCAAAACGCCATCACCAATGTGGGCTCCACCGCCATCTACGGAGGTCTGCTGGCCGTTTTCGTCCTGCTGTTCTTCCTGGGCAGTTTGCGCTCCACCCTGGTCATCGCCACCGCCATTCCCATCTCGATTGTCGCCACGTTCGCTTTGATCTACTTCGGCGGCTTCACGTTGAATATCATGACCCTGGGAGGCCTGGCATTGGGCATCGGCATGCTGGTGGACAACGCCATCGTGGTGCTGGAAAACATTGTGCGCCTGAAAGACGGCGGCATGCTTCCCAAGAAAGCCGCGGCCGAAGGCACACGCGAGGTGTCAGCCGCGGTAGTGGCCAGCACGCTAACCACCCTCTCGGTTTTCCTGCCCATGGTTTTTGTGCGCGGAATAGCGGGCATCATGTTCAAGCAACTGGCTTTTGTGGTCAGTTTTTCCCTGGTTGCTTCGCTTTTCGTCGCGCTCACGCTGGTTCCCATGCTTTCCAGCCGCATGCTTCGCTCCGGAAGCGGCCCCGTCTCCAAACTGGAGAAGTGGAAGGTTCGAGTTACCAGCGCTGTCCAACTGTCCCTTGCAACGCTGGAAAACCGGTACCGAAACCTTTTGCGAATTTCCCTGAACCACCGGGCCCGGGTAGTGGTAATCGTATTGGTTTTGCTGGTGGGCAGCATCGCCCTGATCCGCTTTGTGGGCAGCGAATTCATGCCGGCCACGGATGAAGGCGAGGTGCGCTTATCTGTTGAAATGGAAGTCGGTACCCGCCTCGACGTAATCGACGAGCGCTTTCAAACCATCACTTCCATTATTCGACGTGACGTACCGGAAATGACCAGCATCGAGGAGAGTATCGGCGGGGGATGGTGGCGAAGCGGCTCTCATACCGGCAGGATCACCCTCAAGTTAACGCCCAGGTCGGAGCGCTCCCGCTCAAGCGATCAGATTGCCGCGGCTTTGCGACGCAGTCTGCAGAATATTCCCGGCACCGTGATCCGCGCCCGCGCCTCGGGCGGCATCTTTTTCCTGCGCGGCGGCGGAGATGAAGAGAGCGTACAGGTGGAAATCAGGGGGTTCGACCTGGAAGTCGCCGAAGCCCTGGCACAGAGAGTAAAGGCAGTGGTGGAAAAAGTAGACGGAATTTCCGATGTCCGTCTCAGCCGTGAAATGGGCAAACCCGAAGAACTCCTGGTCATCAACCGCAAAGCGGCGGCGGACATGAAGCTTCCGATCAACCGCATCGGCGGCACCCTGGAAACCGTGCTCTCCGGCACCCAGGCCAGCACCTTCAGGGAAGGCGGCGATGAGTTCCGTATCCTGGTTAAAGTCAAGGACGCCGAGAAACTGACCATCGACGAAATCCTCAACCTGACCATAACCAACAACGATGGACGCCAGGTCAGTTTGCGCAATATCGTTGACGTAAAGCCGCGCAGCGGCCCCCAACGCATTGAACGCCGCGACCGTGAACGCGTGTTGACCATCAACGCTGAGATTGAAAACCGCGACCTGGCCTCGGTACTGGGCGACATCCGCGCGGGATTGCGCCATGTGCCGATCCCCCGCAACTTTGAAGTCGCTTTCACCGGAGACTTCGAGGAACAGCAAAAGGCGTTCCGCGAACTCCTGGTCAGCATCCTGCTGGCCCTGCTGCTGGTCTACATGGTCATGGCCATGCTCTATGAATCGGTGCGTGATCCGTTCATTGTCATGTTCTCGGTTCCCCTGGCCGTGATCGGGGTGGTATGGATGCTCTTGATCACGGGTACGACTTTCAACATGCAGTCCTATATCGGCTGTATCATGCTGGGTGGAATCGTGGTCAACAACGCCATCCTGTTGGTAGACCACACCAACCTGCTGCGCAGACGCGATAACATGAAGGTGCGTGAGGCCATCGAGGAAGCCGGTCGCAGGCGCCTGCGCCCCATCCTGATGACCGCCATGACCACCATCCTGGCCATGTTGCCCCTGGCCATCGGCCTGCGTGAAGGCAGCGAAGCCCAGGCGCCCATGGCCCGGGCCGTGATCGGAGGGCTGCTGAGTTCAACCCTGATCACTTTGATCGTGGTTCCCGTTATGTATTCGTTTCTTGAAGAGAAACGCAAAAAGCAGTAA
- a CDS encoding RNA polymerase sigma factor RpoD/SigA — protein sequence MKSATPSSSSPRRWLPRSKRIMSATRDRESLDSLNLYFQKVKTIAVLSAEEERELIIRAKKGDEEAFKKIIVANQKLVVKEALKYYFKGENFLDLINEGNKGLIEALKRFDTDRDNRFYTYAIWWVRSEIRRYLSKNQNIISFPDIFYNDYLNFKKVFFNLTRKLKRKPTENELSEALGIPVKKVKVMLSVPDEIISLDKNMMDGRETLLSNYIPDESVVDPQDEFLGVSLNNLIREDIEDLTPKEAGVVKMRYGFGEEDPMKLREIAKKMSMSPEGVRRIEMKALAKLKKKLLVQGIYGVLN from the coding sequence ATGAAAAGCGCAACGCCATCGTCAAGTTCACCTCGCCGTTGGTTGCCCCGTTCAAAGAGGATAATGAGCGCGACTAGGGACCGGGAGTCGCTGGATTCTCTCAACCTCTATTTCCAAAAAGTGAAAACCATCGCGGTATTGAGCGCGGAAGAGGAACGTGAATTGATTATCCGTGCCAAGAAGGGCGATGAAGAGGCATTTAAAAAGATCATTGTCGCCAACCAGAAACTGGTGGTAAAAGAAGCATTGAAATACTACTTCAAGGGTGAGAATTTTCTCGATCTCATCAACGAAGGCAACAAGGGGTTGATCGAAGCCTTAAAACGTTTTGACACCGACCGCGACAACCGTTTCTATACCTATGCCATCTGGTGGGTGCGCAGCGAAATCCGCCGTTACCTGTCCAAGAACCAGAACATCATCTCTTTTCCGGATATTTTCTACAACGACTATCTGAATTTCAAAAAGGTTTTCTTTAATCTGACGCGCAAACTCAAGCGCAAACCCACGGAGAATGAGTTGTCTGAGGCACTGGGGATTCCGGTTAAAAAGGTCAAGGTAATGCTTTCCGTGCCGGACGAGATCATCAGCCTGGACAAGAACATGATGGATGGCCGGGAGACCCTCCTCTCAAACTACATTCCGGATGAGTCGGTTGTTGATCCGCAAGACGAGTTTCTGGGAGTGTCTTTAAACAACCTGATCCGTGAGGATATCGAGGATTTGACTCCCAAGGAAGCCGGCGTGGTGAAGATGCGTTACGGTTTTGGGGAAGAGGACCCCATGAAACTGCGGGAGATCGCCAAAAAAATGAGCATGAGCCCGGAAGGTGTGCGCCGCATTGAGATGAAGGCTCTGGCCAAATTGAAAAAAAAACTTCTGGTTCAGGGCATATACGGGGTACTGAACTGA
- the dnaJ gene encoding molecular chaperone DnaJ, giving the protein MKDYYRVLGVERKATLAEIKKAYRKLARKHHPDLNPGDKAAEQRFKEITEAYEVLKDPQKRKQYDTFGRVGPEAGTQRPGGGFRGFDFNSGGSGSFGDIFETIFGGAGGFSGRQSREAAASRPVPGEDLNYSITLSFMDAINGIETPIQLTRRIPCDVCKGSGTTPGSSRMVCPECHGTGQVQRQTGFMTFASPCSRCGGSGSLSGSPCSRCGGDGRLETLSRFRVRIPPGVDSGSRVRLAGKGNAGRHGGPPGDLIITIQVTPHAFFRRNGNDLEMQLPVTYTEAALGAKVPVPTLSGTTLLKIPPGIQSGRRLRLKNKGIQNLQGRARGDMIVEVQIAPPPTTDIEIRRLLKQLEETAAYNPREELGV; this is encoded by the coding sequence ATGAAGGATTATTACCGCGTTCTTGGTGTGGAACGCAAGGCAACGCTGGCGGAGATTAAAAAAGCGTATCGCAAGCTGGCCCGAAAACACCATCCGGATCTGAATCCCGGAGACAAGGCGGCTGAACAGCGTTTCAAAGAAATTACCGAGGCGTACGAAGTACTTAAAGATCCGCAAAAGCGCAAGCAGTATGACACTTTCGGCCGGGTGGGGCCCGAAGCCGGCACCCAACGGCCGGGTGGGGGATTCCGCGGCTTTGATTTCAACTCCGGGGGTAGCGGCTCCTTCGGGGATATATTTGAAACCATTTTCGGCGGAGCGGGTGGGTTCTCCGGGCGGCAGAGCCGTGAAGCCGCAGCATCCCGTCCGGTGCCGGGGGAAGATCTGAATTACTCGATTACCCTCAGTTTCATGGATGCCATCAACGGCATTGAGACCCCGATCCAATTGACCCGCCGCATTCCCTGCGATGTGTGCAAGGGGTCTGGAACGACTCCCGGATCCAGCCGCATGGTTTGTCCGGAATGCCACGGCACGGGGCAGGTTCAACGGCAAACGGGATTCATGACTTTCGCTTCTCCCTGTTCCCGCTGTGGCGGCAGCGGCAGTCTCAGCGGCAGCCCGTGTTCTCGTTGCGGCGGAGACGGACGGTTAGAGACCCTCTCACGCTTTCGGGTACGCATTCCTCCGGGAGTGGATTCCGGATCCCGGGTACGGCTGGCCGGTAAGGGCAATGCCGGTCGTCACGGCGGTCCACCCGGAGATTTGATCATCACCATCCAGGTGACGCCCCATGCTTTTTTCCGTCGCAACGGCAACGACCTGGAAATGCAGCTTCCCGTCACTTATACCGAAGCCGCGCTGGGAGCCAAAGTGCCGGTGCCCACACTGAGTGGAACCACGTTGCTCAAAATTCCGCCGGGCATTCAATCCGGCCGCCGCCTGCGTCTCAAGAACAAAGGTATTCAGAATCTCCAGGGTCGCGCCCGGGGGGACATGATCGTTGAGGTCCAGATCGCGCCACCTCCCACCACGGACATCGAAATTCGCCGCCTGCTGAAGCAACTGGAAGAAACGGCCGCATACAATCCGCGGGAGGAACTGGGGGTATGA
- the rnc gene encoding ribonuclease III encodes MMNELQRLLGHTFRNEDLLREALTHRSFHEGSKKALPDNEKLEFLGDSVINLVVTEFLFRRFRDAREGELSKLKAHLVSSNFLFQVARTIRLGDFVLLGRGEEQNNGRRNRRIVASTFEALAGAVYLDGGFRAARTVLLPFFQSAIDEMGREGRRIRINDFKSELQERMQSRKDSPPEYHLIAERGKLPRMEFTMAVMIGGKEFARGVGETRRQAEQDAASRALHKMDGVPVDGQLSSVFFLTHD; translated from the coding sequence ATGATGAACGAATTGCAACGCCTGCTGGGCCATACTTTCCGCAACGAAGATTTGTTGCGGGAAGCATTGACCCATCGCTCTTTCCACGAAGGCAGCAAAAAGGCGTTACCGGACAACGAGAAACTGGAGTTTCTGGGGGATTCGGTTATCAACCTGGTGGTTACTGAATTCCTTTTTCGTCGTTTCCGGGATGCGCGGGAGGGCGAACTCTCCAAACTCAAGGCCCACCTGGTGTCCAGCAATTTTCTTTTCCAGGTCGCACGCACCATCCGCTTGGGAGATTTCGTGCTCCTGGGGCGGGGAGAAGAGCAAAACAACGGTCGCCGCAACCGTCGCATCGTGGCTTCCACATTCGAAGCCCTGGCAGGGGCCGTCTACCTGGACGGCGGCTTTCGCGCGGCCCGAACCGTGTTGCTGCCCTTTTTCCAGAGCGCCATTGATGAGATGGGGCGGGAAGGGCGGCGCATCCGCATCAACGATTTCAAATCCGAATTGCAGGAGCGGATGCAGTCACGCAAAGATTCCCCCCCGGAATACCATCTGATCGCTGAACGGGGCAAACTTCCGCGGATGGAATTCACCATGGCGGTAATGATCGGAGGCAAGGAGTTCGCACGGGGAGTGGGAGAAACCCGGCGACAAGCTGAGCAGGACGCGGCCAGCAGGGCGTTGCACAAAATGGACGGCGTTCCCGTAGATGGTCAGTTGTCCAGTGTGTTTTTCCTGACCCATGATTAG